A portion of the Nitrospira sp. genome contains these proteins:
- a CDS encoding ribonuclease Z, whose product MNPSFSGHLVNDVFGDPGLFVEVRWSKRALLFDLGHNDALGPTRLLRTGDIFISHTHMDHFIGFDALLRVALGRGKTLQLYGPPGLIANVQGKLHGYTWNLVDGYPLTITVQEFHEQTIRRATFLATDGFQRHDAPEGAPINRQAGHRFSVLADPMFTVEAVALNHRIPSLAYSLQEQFHVNVNKERLHEAGLPVGYWLKEVKQYLWQDKPDDFRFQATLYHEHHKEEREFVLGEVRERFITISRGQKLAYVVDARYDEENEAKIVELAQGADIFYCEAPYLDQDADKARDRYHLTARQAGVMAKKAGVRELVVFHFSPRYTGLGHRIEAEAQQAFRGS is encoded by the coding sequence ATGAACCCTTCCTTCTCAGGCCATCTCGTCAACGATGTCTTCGGCGATCCCGGCCTGTTCGTGGAAGTGCGTTGGTCCAAACGTGCCCTCCTCTTCGACCTCGGCCACAACGATGCGCTCGGGCCCACCCGCCTCCTGCGCACCGGCGACATCTTCATTTCGCACACGCACATGGACCACTTTATCGGCTTCGATGCGCTGCTTCGGGTCGCCCTCGGGCGCGGCAAGACTCTGCAGCTCTACGGGCCGCCCGGCCTCATCGCCAATGTTCAAGGAAAACTTCATGGCTACACCTGGAACCTCGTGGATGGGTATCCGCTCACTATCACCGTGCAGGAATTCCACGAGCAGACAATCCGGCGCGCCACCTTCCTCGCAACCGATGGATTCCAGCGCCACGACGCTCCGGAGGGAGCCCCCATCAATCGGCAAGCCGGCCATCGCTTTTCCGTGCTCGCCGATCCCATGTTCACCGTCGAGGCGGTGGCACTCAATCACCGCATTCCTTCCCTGGCCTACTCGCTACAAGAACAGTTTCATGTGAACGTCAACAAGGAGCGGCTGCACGAAGCCGGGCTACCAGTCGGCTATTGGCTGAAGGAAGTGAAGCAGTATCTCTGGCAGGACAAGCCGGACGACTTTCGATTTCAGGCCACGCTCTACCATGAACACCACAAGGAGGAGAGGGAATTTGTCCTGGGCGAGGTCCGCGAGCGATTCATCACCATCAGCCGCGGCCAGAAACTCGCCTACGTGGTGGACGCGCGATACGACGAAGAAAATGAAGCCAAGATCGTGGAGCTTGCGCAAGGCGCCGACATCTTTTACTGTGAGGCCCCCTACCTGGATCAGGATGCGGACAAGGCGAGGGATCGCTACCACCTCACCGCGCGCCAGGCCGGAGTCATGGCGAAGAAAGCCGGTGTGCGTGAGCTGGTCGTGTTCCACTTCTCCCCGCGCTACACGGGATTGGGCCACCGGATCGAGGCGGAAGCGCAACAGGCATTTCGAGGCAGCTGA
- a CDS encoding glycosyltransferase family 4 protein, which yields MRIAQVSPLWESVPPKLYGGTERIVSYLTEELVRQGHQVTLFASGDSVTKAKLEAPCQQALRLNTGIFNREAPLIQMMEQVFASADQFDLIHSHLDFLAFSLSRRCRVPVVTTLHGRLDLPELVPVFRDFAELPLVSISDSQRRPLPWCNWQNTVYHGLPHDLYKFHPEPGKYLAFLGRVSPEKCPDQAIELAKRVGIPMKMAAKVDPADRAYFERVVEPLLDHPLIEFVGEITDAEKSDFIGNAIGLICPYDWPEPFGLVLIESLACGTPVLAYRRGSIPEIIGHGVTGFISENLDEMVSQVDKLSTIDRNRCRQVFDERFTAQRMTNDYVKIYQQLITDAAALPGKSGQQHASNL from the coding sequence ATGAGGATTGCCCAGGTATCGCCGCTGTGGGAGAGCGTCCCTCCGAAGTTGTACGGAGGCACGGAACGCATCGTCTCCTACCTGACGGAAGAACTTGTCCGTCAGGGGCATCAGGTGACATTGTTCGCCAGCGGTGATTCAGTGACAAAGGCAAAATTGGAGGCGCCCTGCCAGCAGGCCTTGCGTTTGAACACCGGGATCTTCAATCGCGAAGCGCCGCTCATTCAGATGATGGAGCAGGTCTTCGCGTCCGCCGATCAGTTCGACCTGATCCACTCCCATCTCGACTTTCTGGCATTTTCTCTCTCTCGCCGATGTCGTGTGCCCGTCGTCACGACGCTCCATGGCCGGCTCGATTTGCCCGAACTCGTGCCGGTCTTCCGTGACTTTGCGGAGCTGCCGCTGGTGTCCATTTCTGATTCGCAGCGTCGGCCGCTGCCCTGGTGCAATTGGCAAAACACCGTCTATCATGGCCTGCCGCACGATCTCTATAAATTCCATCCTGAACCGGGCAAGTACTTGGCGTTTCTGGGACGGGTCTCGCCGGAAAAGTGTCCGGATCAAGCGATCGAACTGGCCAAGCGGGTCGGGATCCCCATGAAGATGGCAGCCAAAGTCGACCCGGCCGACCGGGCCTATTTCGAGCGCGTCGTCGAGCCCCTCCTCGACCATCCCTTGATCGAGTTTGTGGGAGAGATCACCGATGCGGAGAAGAGTGATTTTATCGGGAATGCCATCGGCCTGATCTGCCCGTACGACTGGCCGGAGCCCTTCGGCCTCGTGTTGATTGAAAGTCTTGCCTGCGGCACGCCGGTTCTCGCCTACCGGCGGGGATCCATCCCGGAAATTATCGGCCACGGTGTCACCGGCTTCATCAGCGAAAATCTCGATGAAATGGTGAGCCAGGTCGACAAGCTCAGCACGATCGATCGTAACCGATGCCGGCAGGTGTTCGATGAGCGATTCACCGCCCAGCGGATGACGAACGACTACGTGAAGATCTACCAGCAGTTAATCACTGATGCCGCTGCGCTCCCTGGGAAATCCGGGCAGCAGCACGCTTCGAACCTCTAG
- a CDS encoding tyrosinase family protein has protein sequence MSNLDDRMWATMPSRRSFLQRMGLGVGALGAGLFGGLALPESVLAVCEPPGNPGTPKPWRKDCRMILPRRPASTLSAAEITQLKDAYKAMRALDSSAPNDPRGFLRQANVHCWYCGVGTQVHFTWQFFAWHRAYLYFHERMLGKLIGDMNFRLPYWDWDTPSHRKLPGAYTDPNDNSNPLWNGTRSMDPTEEIPEEDVGEDVMEAALTADTFTEFGGTASGSGIPEGTPHGAVHVDVGGDMGFFDSAGKDPVFYAHHANVDKMWSDWNKASSIHTNPTATAFLNLTWNFYDENKVWRSIKASQVLNHDTQLRYTYGPSKFLEQLPCLLDWFPIKTDWRVSQTLKFAGQTRAKMMKVVEQGGRARLHLNDLAVPTEKSAVYRLYATPEAAKTDEGPGSKGYLGTVPVVLNDRERRHVSKNARNIVVRLSTAKLEALSGSVGPVRLALVERGTKPEARKVIPVRAKDVLLSVAEVEREER, from the coding sequence ATGTCGAATCTGGACGACCGCATGTGGGCGACCATGCCGTCGCGGAGGTCATTTCTTCAGCGGATGGGATTGGGTGTCGGGGCGCTAGGCGCGGGCCTGTTCGGCGGCCTGGCGTTGCCGGAATCAGTGCTGGCCGTGTGCGAACCTCCAGGCAATCCCGGGACACCGAAACCATGGCGCAAGGACTGTCGAATGATCCTCCCGCGCCGCCCCGCCAGCACCCTGAGTGCGGCGGAGATCACACAACTCAAGGATGCCTATAAGGCCATGCGCGCGCTCGACAGCAGCGCCCCCAACGACCCGCGCGGTTTCCTGCGGCAGGCCAACGTCCATTGCTGGTACTGCGGCGTCGGCACTCAGGTCCATTTCACCTGGCAATTCTTCGCCTGGCACCGCGCCTATCTCTACTTCCACGAGCGCATGCTCGGGAAACTGATCGGAGACATGAATTTCCGTCTCCCCTACTGGGACTGGGACACCCCGAGTCACCGCAAGCTCCCCGGCGCCTACACCGATCCGAACGACAACAGCAATCCGCTGTGGAACGGCACCAGGAGCATGGACCCGACGGAGGAAATCCCGGAAGAAGATGTCGGGGAAGACGTCATGGAGGCTGCCCTCACGGCGGACACCTTCACGGAGTTCGGCGGTACGGCGAGCGGCAGCGGCATTCCGGAGGGGACACCCCACGGTGCGGTCCACGTCGACGTCGGCGGCGACATGGGCTTCTTCGATTCAGCCGGGAAAGATCCCGTCTTCTACGCGCATCATGCCAACGTGGACAAGATGTGGTCGGACTGGAACAAGGCCTCGTCCATCCACACGAACCCGACGGCAACGGCCTTCTTGAACCTGACATGGAATTTCTACGATGAAAACAAAGTGTGGCGGTCGATCAAGGCGTCACAGGTCCTGAACCACGACACCCAATTGCGTTATACCTATGGGCCGTCGAAGTTCTTGGAGCAGCTCCCCTGCCTCCTCGATTGGTTCCCCATCAAGACCGATTGGCGGGTCAGCCAGACCCTGAAGTTTGCCGGACAGACGCGTGCTAAGATGATGAAAGTCGTCGAACAGGGAGGCCGCGCGAGACTGCACCTGAACGACCTCGCCGTTCCCACGGAAAAGAGCGCTGTGTATCGACTCTATGCGACTCCCGAAGCGGCGAAAACCGATGAAGGACCCGGCAGCAAGGGCTATCTCGGTACCGTGCCGGTGGTGTTGAACGATCGAGAGCGTCGGCATGTGTCGAAGAACGCACGAAACATCGTCGTCAGACTCTCCACCGCCAAACTCGAAGCCCTGAGCGGTAGCGTCGGTCCGGTACGCCTGGCCCTGGTCGAGCGCGGAACTAAACCTGAGGCCCGAAAAGTGATCCCGGTACGGGCGAAGGACGTCTTGCTGTCCGTCGCAGAGGTGGAACGCGAGGAACGGTGA
- a CDS encoding type II toxin-antitoxin system PemK/MazF family toxin has protein sequence MKRGDLVAVAAKGHYSGKPRPALVLQSNLFSALGSVTICLLTTEFLDAPLFRLAVEPSPKNGLKQPSQIMIDKIVTVPHDAIGARIGSLDHEAMARVDRSLAVFLGIV, from the coding sequence ATGAAGCGCGGCGATCTTGTTGCGGTCGCTGCCAAGGGCCACTATAGCGGAAAACCGCGGCCTGCCCTTGTCCTGCAATCCAATCTCTTCTCTGCGCTTGGGAGCGTGACGATCTGCCTCCTGACGACCGAATTTCTTGATGCGCCGCTGTTTCGCCTTGCCGTTGAGCCTTCGCCTAAAAATGGCCTGAAGCAGCCCTCGCAGATTATGATCGATAAGATCGTGACCGTTCCGCATGACGCAATTGGTGCCCGGATCGGCTCGCTCGATCATGAAGCGATGGCCCGCGTCGATCGCTCCCTGGCCGTATTTCTCGGGATCGTCTAA
- a CDS encoding restriction endonuclease: MGNDSGRKAFAFRLGHRLISSLKNDILGLGWCRAEHLDKEKDWQKFKEIVRAAYPEEYSVGERALGNAAGSLWRFIYGMKVEDYVIVPSDEGFYVAEVKGDPFYDAAGCDDDFAWRRRVKWLTKVPVSRTFASNALQMRLKARQTCVDATDLISDIEEALKREKPINFTQTVIESSYEPVAKALQTAINNYGLEDIVKRLAMAGGARADIQPKQSRLPGDVDVVASYNLSIGWNQESVVKVAYQAKQHEGISDEYGVKQIIDRMQSDPSFVRGCFITTAPTITDEARKLADKHNIIVMTQKDLVEWVMMVGLGALR; this comes from the coding sequence ATGGGTAATGATTCTGGGAGGAAGGCATTTGCTTTTAGGCTTGGCCATAGGCTTATCAGTTCCTTGAAGAACGACATCTTAGGTTTGGGCTGGTGCAGGGCCGAGCATCTGGATAAGGAAAAAGATTGGCAAAAATTTAAGGAGATTGTCAGAGCTGCTTATCCTGAGGAGTACAGCGTTGGAGAAAGAGCTTTGGGGAATGCCGCGGGAAGTCTTTGGAGGTTTATTTATGGCATGAAAGTGGAAGACTACGTCATAGTGCCTTCTGACGAAGGATTTTATGTTGCTGAGGTTAAAGGAGACCCTTTCTATGATGCCGCAGGATGTGATGATGATTTTGCATGGCGGCGCAGGGTGAAATGGCTGACCAAAGTCCCAGTATCTCGCACCTTCGCAAGCAATGCACTTCAGATGCGTCTTAAAGCCAGGCAAACTTGCGTAGACGCCACTGATTTGATTTCAGATATTGAAGAAGCCTTAAAGCGAGAGAAGCCTATCAATTTTACTCAGACTGTCATCGAGAGCTCATATGAGCCAGTGGCGAAGGCGTTGCAAACGGCCATTAATAATTATGGATTGGAGGACATAGTAAAGCGGCTTGCAATGGCAGGTGGCGCACGGGCCGATATCCAACCAAAACAGTCCAGACTGCCTGGAGATGTCGACGTTGTCGCGTCCTACAATTTGAGCATTGGGTGGAATCAAGAGTCGGTCGTTAAAGTGGCTTACCAAGCGAAACAGCATGAAGGGATATCCGATGAGTATGGTGTAAAACAGATAATCGATCGGATGCAATCAGACCCCTCATTTGTTCGAGGCTGTTTTATTACCACAGCTCCCACTATTACTGATGAAGCCAGAAAACTAGCGGACAAACATAACATTATCGTTATGACGCAAAAAGATTTAGTTGAGTGGGTTATGATGGTTGGGTTAGGTGCTTTACGGTAA
- a CDS encoding DUF86 domain-containing protein, with protein MADDVVLNKAASIERCLHRITEEFTGDRQNLAANQTKQDAIVLNLQRACETAIDLAMYVISQRRLGLPQESRGAFALLQTAGILPAELAARMQHMVGFRNVALREYTRLNLDIVLTIITKHLDDFRAFSSTIVKACR; from the coding sequence ATAGCTGACGACGTGGTGCTGAACAAGGCCGCGAGCATCGAACGGTGCCTGCACCGCATCACCGAGGAATTTACGGGAGACCGGCAAAACCTGGCCGCGAATCAAACCAAACAAGACGCCATCGTCCTCAACCTGCAGCGAGCCTGCGAGACCGCAATCGATCTCGCCATGTATGTGATCAGCCAGCGACGACTCGGTCTTCCCCAAGAAAGTCGCGGCGCATTTGCGCTGTTACAGACAGCCGGCATCCTTCCGGCCGAGCTGGCGGCCCGCATGCAGCATATGGTCGGCTTCCGCAACGTGGCCCTGCGCGAATACACCCGCCTCAATCTCGACATCGTCCTCACAATCATCACGAAACATCTGGATGACTTCCGTGCCTTCTCCTCGACGATCGTGAAGGCTTGTCGGTAG
- a CDS encoding MFS transporter yields the protein MAAELQSTPESNVNGWRLLGTRDFGCLWAGQVVSQIGDGLNKVALLWFVYEMTGSALKMTAIGLLQTIPPLVFGPLIGVYLDYLPKKTVMIVVDLLRTLMVLLIPLFYTFDMLTLERLYVLVFLISIVSTVFGPALSSAVPLIVQRSQLTTANAFLQSTTNIGVLLGPAMSGLGIALIGAQNVLYVDAATFLVSALFLLPIRVRDSRTVKGLDVLATPVMQDMMVGFRFVFLQHRVVFALMITAVLYNLAISAFVFLLPVVAKELLQVGPMELGWLWSALGIGMLAASIWLARTPQGTFQDRIGKIGRSLAIGGIAVCALGLIQTPVLFSTFLLIVIIGGSTSLFYPVVWAMLQEVTPEHLLGRVFTTFSVGGMASAMVGMAGFGWAADALGPAVSLIGIGLLLLLTAMVTVQVSRRGHVVSPAVA from the coding sequence ATGGCAGCTGAGTTGCAATCTACCCCTGAGTCGAATGTGAACGGGTGGCGGCTATTGGGAACCCGTGATTTCGGCTGTCTCTGGGCCGGCCAGGTCGTCTCTCAGATCGGCGACGGTTTGAACAAGGTGGCGCTCCTCTGGTTCGTCTATGAAATGACCGGGTCGGCGCTCAAGATGACCGCCATCGGGTTGTTGCAAACGATTCCCCCCTTGGTCTTCGGTCCTCTGATCGGCGTCTACCTCGATTACCTTCCCAAGAAGACTGTGATGATCGTCGTCGATCTGTTACGCACATTGATGGTGCTCCTGATACCGCTCTTCTATACGTTCGACATGCTGACGCTCGAGCGGTTGTATGTGTTGGTCTTCCTCATTTCCATCGTCTCAACGGTGTTCGGACCCGCGCTGTCGTCTGCGGTCCCGCTGATCGTTCAGCGGTCGCAATTGACGACCGCGAATGCGTTCCTTCAGAGCACCACCAACATCGGTGTGTTGCTGGGGCCGGCCATGAGTGGATTGGGCATCGCGTTGATCGGCGCTCAGAATGTGCTCTATGTGGATGCTGCGACCTTTCTGGTGTCCGCGCTCTTCCTCCTGCCGATTCGCGTGCGGGATAGCCGGACGGTGAAGGGGCTCGATGTGTTGGCGACCCCCGTCATGCAGGACATGATGGTCGGATTCCGCTTCGTGTTCCTCCAGCATCGGGTGGTATTCGCGTTGATGATTACCGCCGTGCTCTACAACCTCGCGATCAGCGCCTTCGTATTCCTCCTCCCGGTAGTAGCGAAGGAGCTGTTACAAGTCGGTCCCATGGAACTGGGCTGGTTGTGGTCGGCTTTAGGTATCGGAATGCTGGCAGCCTCCATTTGGCTGGCGCGGACGCCCCAGGGGACCTTCCAGGATCGCATCGGCAAGATCGGTCGTTCGTTGGCTATCGGCGGTATTGCGGTCTGTGCCTTGGGATTGATTCAAACTCCAGTGCTGTTCAGCACGTTCTTGCTGATCGTCATCATCGGCGGAAGTACGTCTCTTTTCTATCCGGTCGTATGGGCGATGCTCCAGGAAGTCACCCCGGAACATTTGCTGGGACGTGTGTTCACCACGTTCAGCGTCGGCGGGATGGCCTCCGCCATGGTCGGGATGGCCGGGTTCGGATGGGCCGCCGACGCGTTGGGACCGGCCGTCAGCCTTATCGGGATCGGATTGCTCCTCTTGCTCACTGCGATGGTCACGGTGCAGGTAAGCCGCCGTGGCCACGTGGTGAGTCCGGCTGTTGCGTAA
- a CDS encoding BON domain-containing protein codes for MRVIRTVYVTGILALLAASGVGYVNGTAVAESTPEGKSETPPVQRPKDPDAKPKEPEPKAKEPDSKPKETDTKPPEKPKEAEAKPKEPEPKVKEAETKAKEPEPKVKEPAAKAKESEHKVKEAEAKPKEPESKAKEPDAAAEHPCPTVPHATEVKPAAETQAPPGEPGAGERPKAPEPEGKKPIRSSMVTAKLALMADPHLFPYDIEVDAKDKDLVLLGKVSQESDRRVATDIVRCLDGVHAVENRLKVEQDAAHGLFAERDKIITQLVKERFEKSKTLQSVKFDVKTEDGIVTLNGATRFQIIVLEAAQAARQVPGVRAVNTDAVRLVAGE; via the coding sequence ATGCGGGTGATTCGAACCGTCTACGTGACAGGTATCCTGGCGCTGCTAGCGGCGTCGGGGGTGGGGTATGTGAATGGGACTGCTGTGGCGGAATCGACGCCTGAGGGAAAGTCCGAAACCCCGCCGGTGCAACGACCGAAGGATCCCGATGCCAAGCCGAAGGAGCCGGAACCGAAAGCGAAGGAGCCTGACTCGAAACCCAAGGAAACAGATACCAAGCCTCCTGAAAAGCCCAAAGAGGCGGAGGCGAAACCCAAGGAGCCGGAGCCGAAGGTAAAGGAAGCGGAGACCAAGGCCAAGGAGCCGGAGCCGAAAGTGAAGGAGCCGGCGGCGAAGGCTAAGGAATCCGAACACAAGGTCAAAGAGGCGGAGGCGAAACCCAAGGAGCCGGAGTCTAAAGCAAAAGAGCCTGACGCGGCGGCTGAACATCCCTGTCCAACGGTGCCTCATGCGACAGAGGTGAAACCGGCGGCAGAGACACAGGCACCGCCGGGGGAGCCCGGCGCAGGAGAACGCCCCAAGGCGCCGGAGCCGGAAGGTAAGAAGCCGATACGTTCGTCCATGGTGACCGCGAAGCTGGCGCTCATGGCGGATCCGCACCTGTTTCCCTATGACATCGAGGTCGATGCCAAAGACAAGGATCTCGTCCTGCTCGGAAAGGTGTCGCAGGAATCGGATAGGCGCGTGGCGACGGACATCGTGCGGTGTCTCGACGGCGTGCACGCCGTCGAGAATCGACTCAAAGTTGAACAGGATGCGGCCCATGGGCTCTTCGCGGAACGCGACAAAATCATCACGCAGTTGGTGAAAGAACGGTTCGAGAAGAGCAAAACCTTGCAATCGGTCAAGTTCGATGTGAAAACTGAGGACGGCATCGTCACCCTGAACGGGGCGACGCGGTTTCAGATCATCGTCCTCGAAGCGGCGCAAGCCGCCCGACAGGTTCCGGGCGTACGCGCCGTGAATACCGATGCCGTGCGTTTGGTGGCCGGAGAATAG
- a CDS encoding nucleotidyltransferase domain-containing protein, with the protein MDIQPITRFLSEQIPDLLAIYQFGSQAQGTARPDSDIDLAVLAITQLTGERLFHLAQELAIQIGRNVDLLDLRGTTTVMRAQIISTGRCLESRDEQARAEFEMYAYSDYARLNEERRDLLKDIKERGLIYG; encoded by the coding sequence ATGGACATTCAACCGATCACGCGATTTCTGTCGGAGCAGATCCCCGATCTCCTGGCCATCTACCAATTTGGCTCACAGGCCCAGGGCACCGCGCGACCTGACAGCGACATCGACCTCGCGGTGCTGGCCATCACGCAGCTAACCGGTGAACGGCTCTTTCACTTGGCGCAGGAACTCGCCATACAGATTGGACGAAACGTGGACCTCCTCGATCTGCGGGGAACGACGACGGTCATGCGCGCACAGATTATAAGCACCGGCCGCTGCCTTGAAAGCCGTGACGAGCAGGCCCGCGCCGAATTCGAGATGTATGCCTACTCTGACTATGCGAGGCTCAACGAGGAACGGCGGGATCTACTGAAGGACATCAAAGAACGCGGGCTAATCTATGGCTGA
- a CDS encoding TolC family protein produces MTNAILRGCLFIGSAAALLLWTAPDSFGLEVNKPVPTERREAMSLADAVLKALQNNLDISIGRQTRESRLADIVIEQAKFDPTVSLNGQYNRQVSPLNRPILGFTGANLQEITKFDQNSHSLTADITQNLPTGANYDLNYSPQRSYVSGPNTFLFNPAWTGGLALTVTQPLLKNFGTDINKTFISIAQNNATVEQHVFLDRVLTVIASVEQTFWEMVFANENLKVAQAALKAAEELLASNRAKAKAGVMSIVDVLQAEAAVASRVEQILVAEKSIRDQEDQLRRLLNPAEEELRQDLRLIPTDPPVTSLEAISLQEAIDIAMERRPEVLQAGKNVESSDLNVKFAKNQLLPTLSVQGTMGLSGLGADYGDATRRNLGGDFYNYGAGLVLSYPIGNRSAYSTYNKRQLESRNAQSSLQSVRQQVIVGVREAVRRVHTDFKRIETTRSARIMAEKQLQAEQERLKVGLSTTRFVLDFQRDLATAQGNELRAVLDYNKSLSNLARNKATTLERYSLRLD; encoded by the coding sequence ATGACGAATGCAATCCTCCGGGGGTGCCTTTTCATCGGGAGCGCAGCGGCGCTCCTCCTCTGGACGGCGCCCGATTCCTTCGGCCTGGAAGTGAACAAGCCGGTCCCGACGGAACGTCGGGAGGCCATGTCGCTCGCCGACGCCGTCCTGAAGGCCTTGCAGAACAATCTCGATATCAGCATCGGTCGCCAAACGAGAGAGAGTCGCCTGGCCGACATCGTGATCGAGCAGGCGAAGTTCGATCCGACCGTCAGTTTGAACGGGCAATACAACCGTCAGGTCTCACCGCTCAACCGGCCGATCCTGGGATTCACCGGGGCCAACCTGCAGGAGATCACCAAATTCGACCAGAACTCCCACTCGCTCACCGCCGACATCACACAGAATCTCCCGACCGGCGCCAACTACGATTTGAACTACAGTCCCCAACGCAGCTACGTGAGCGGCCCCAACACCTTCCTCTTCAACCCGGCCTGGACCGGCGGACTCGCCTTGACGGTCACCCAGCCGTTGTTGAAGAACTTCGGAACCGACATCAACAAGACGTTCATCTCGATCGCGCAGAACAATGCCACGGTCGAACAACATGTCTTTCTCGACCGTGTGCTCACCGTCATCGCCAGCGTCGAACAGACGTTTTGGGAGATGGTGTTCGCGAATGAGAATCTCAAAGTCGCGCAAGCGGCGCTTAAGGCGGCGGAAGAACTGCTGGCCAGCAACCGCGCCAAGGCCAAGGCCGGGGTCATGTCGATCGTCGACGTGCTACAAGCCGAAGCCGCCGTCGCCTCGCGGGTCGAGCAAATCCTCGTCGCGGAAAAATCGATTCGCGATCAAGAGGACCAGTTGCGCCGCCTCTTGAACCCCGCCGAGGAGGAACTCCGGCAGGACTTGCGCCTGATCCCGACCGATCCGCCTGTCACCTCTCTGGAGGCCATCAGCTTGCAAGAAGCCATCGATATCGCCATGGAGCGCCGGCCCGAGGTGTTACAGGCCGGAAAGAATGTGGAGAGCAGCGATCTGAATGTGAAGTTCGCCAAGAACCAGCTCCTCCCGACCCTGTCAGTACAGGGCACGATGGGACTGTCGGGGCTCGGCGCAGACTACGGCGACGCCACGCGGCGGAACTTGGGTGGTGACTTTTACAATTATGGTGCCGGCCTTGTCCTCAGTTACCCCATCGGAAACCGGTCGGCCTACAGCACCTACAACAAACGGCAATTGGAATCCCGTAACGCCCAGTCGTCGCTGCAGAGCGTCCGTCAGCAGGTGATCGTCGGCGTCCGGGAAGCGGTCCGTCGCGTCCACACCGATTTCAAGCGCATCGAAACCACCCGGTCGGCCCGTATCATGGCCGAAAAACAATTACAGGCCGAACAGGAGCGGTTGAAGGTCGGCCTCAGCACGACACGCTTCGTACTCGACTTTCAGCGCGATCTGGCCACCGCCCAAGGCAACGAGCTTCGGGCGGTCCTGGATTACAACAAGTCCCTGTCGAACCTGGCCCGCAACAAAGCCACCACCCTTGAGCGATACAGTCTGCGGCTCGACTAA
- a CDS encoding antitoxin MazE family protein, with product MSSETHLTPKEKQSRYRSRLRRKGLRPVQIWVPDTRAAGFATECRRQARLAARSAQERPVLDFISEIADWDNG from the coding sequence ATGTCCTCCGAGACACACCTGACCCCGAAAGAAAAGCAGAGCCGTTACCGAAGCCGGTTGCGCCGAAAGGGTTTGCGGCCGGTGCAGATATGGGTTCCGGACACCCGTGCTGCCGGGTTTGCAACTGAATGTCGTAGGCAGGCGCGCCTTGCGGCACGGTCCGCGCAGGAAAGGCCTGTTCTTGACTTCATCTCAGAGATCGCTGATTGGGACAATGGATGA
- a CDS encoding DUF86 domain-containing protein, with product MADDVVLNKAARIERCLARISEEYGGMREHLYENQTKQDAIVLNLQRACETAIDLAMYVVRRNGLGLPQESRDAFALLEKAQLLPAELAGRLQRMVGFRNVAVHEYTRLNLDIVHTIITKHLDDFRRFSSTIVKACA from the coding sequence ATGGCTGATGACGTGGTACTGAACAAGGCGGCACGTATCGAACGATGCCTGGCCCGCATCAGCGAAGAGTATGGCGGCATGCGTGAACACCTCTACGAGAATCAAACGAAACAGGATGCCATCGTCCTCAATCTTCAACGCGCATGCGAAACCGCGATCGATCTCGCCATGTATGTCGTGCGACGAAATGGGTTGGGGCTGCCGCAGGAAAGCAGGGATGCGTTCGCCTTGCTAGAGAAAGCTCAACTTCTTCCTGCCGAGTTAGCCGGCCGACTCCAGCGAATGGTCGGCTTCCGCAACGTCGCCGTGCATGAATACACGCGCCTCAACCTCGATATCGTTCACACGATTATCACCAAACATCTGGACGACTTCCGCCGGTTCTCCTCAACCATCGTCAAAGCTTGTGCATAG
- a CDS encoding DUF3147 domain-containing protein: MGDWAKYGLYFLLGGTIVSISTYLGSQGRSFLAAFASTFPAMTGATFILIYLNGGSEHLVTYAKNLLWFVPPWLVYVGCMIYGVERVGFWLSMAGSMVLYMCCVGLVKLLAR; encoded by the coding sequence ATGGGCGACTGGGCGAAGTACGGATTGTACTTCTTGTTGGGCGGAACGATCGTCAGTATCTCGACCTATCTCGGCTCGCAAGGCCGGTCGTTTCTCGCCGCCTTCGCCAGCACCTTTCCCGCGATGACCGGCGCGACGTTCATCCTCATCTATCTCAACGGCGGCAGCGAACACCTCGTGACCTACGCGAAGAACCTGCTCTGGTTCGTGCCGCCCTGGCTCGTCTATGTCGGCTGCATGATCTACGGCGTGGAGCGCGTCGGCTTCTGGCTCTCCATGGCCGGCTCCATGGTCCTCTACATGTGCTGCGTGGGGCTGGTAAAGCTGCTGGCGCGGTAG